attctaaaatttggtaaatttttatattctcaaatccacaaattcccacagtcccatatttctatatttccaaatgtccaaattcccaaatttccatattcctaaattcccaaatttccatattcctaaattcccaaattctcaaattctcaaattctcaaattctcaaatccacaaaatcgtatatttccatattacaaaaattcccaaataaccaAACATTGTTTCTCACATCACCCTCACAAAATGTCGCCCAGTACTACAATCCTCTACCCCCTTCTCCACACATCACATTCCCCACCGAGAATTCACAAGACATCTTCTTACACTTCAAAAAATTTCCATAACTTTTCCCATCTATTACATTCATTACTAAAAATGCATCTACAAACCCTTCACTCTACCCCACACGATCAACCACAAATAGCCACATAAAACACAACATTTGCTACCTAAAACAGGAAGCAAAACATTGAAACTTCATTGCGaacataataatacaaaatcacaaaaatgaTAATATAAACGTTCGACGACTCTCTGTATCGTGATTTAGTCATGCAAAATCATCTACTGGAATTACCATAGATTTGTGCAATTTCCTATCGATAACTCCATTAGAACGCTTTCTAATGTTTTAAGATTGCTACAAATTGCTTATGGAAAATTGGTCTCCACGCAAGCGCTATAAGCCTTGTCCTCCTCGATGATTCACTATTCTCTTCAGTTGTTCAAAGAATCTCCACCACACCGGAAGCATTATATCAAACACTATAGAAGCATTATATCAGCTATGGTTTATCGAAATGCCAGTTACAAATTGGACACCGAATACACCATACGTTTCCCCAAAGCATTATTAACGCCCATCGGTATCTGGCCGCTGTACCAAGACGACACTGCTTTGCGTAAAACCAGAAGGCAGGTTCAGATAGCGCTCATTTTCTGCTCCATGTGTTTTCTGCTGATACCCCACGCGATTTACACGTACCACGACTGCGAGGACCTGAAGAGGTACATGAAGGTGATAGCCGCGCAAGTGTTCAGTCTTTTGGGCATCGTCAAATTTTGGACGATAATTATCAACAAGAATGAGATCAGCTTTTGTCTGACGGAGTTGGAGCTGCAGTACAGGGACGTGGAGTGCGAGGAGGATCGAAAGCTGATCAGAGAAAGCGCGAAAATCGGTCGATTTTTTGCGATATTGTATCTGGGACTTTCGTACGGAGGTGCATTGCCTTATCACCTGATTTTGCCTCTGTTATCGGAGAAGGTTGTGAAGTCTGACAACACCACTCAAATTCCTTTACCTTATTTGAGTAACTATGTGTTCTTCGTTATTGAGGATTCGCCGTTCTACGAGATGACGTTCGCCTTTCAAATGTTCATCAGCATTATCATTTTGTCCACAAATTGTGGAATCTACATATTAATCGCTGGTATTACCATGCACTGTTCTGGCTTATTCGAAGTGATCAACCGGAAGATCGACTTATTTATGAAAGAGACCAACGGAAAATTGCGTGATCGTCTTCGGTTCATCATCCAACGTCATGTACAGGCGACCGAGTAAGATAACCTGATGAAAAATACAAGTATTTTACAATACTAAACGACTTGTTCGATGACACTCGAACAAGTGTTCCTTGCGTGTTCCCCGATGTTTTATGTGTAAATTCATCGATCGTACTTAAcgatataaattaattgtagATACGCTGCGATGATCGAGAAAACATTCAACGTCGTATTTTTATCGGAAATGCTTGGAAATACCGTGATTATATGTTTCCTGGAATATGGAGTGCTTGTGGTATATCAAATGTTTAGTCTGGCAATAATCAGTTGATTAACAAATTGATTTTTGCTGATGTTTTTAGGAATGGGAGGATCACAAGACACTTAGCACGATGACGTATTTCATATTGATGACGTCGATTCTTTCGAACGTGTTTATTATATCGTTTATTGGGGATCGTTTGAAACAAGTGGTAATATTCTCTTAGCAAACCCCTATGTTATATATAAGagatttttttgttatattgccaccgatGTGGtgaagatatagggatttgaaattgCAATTGAAAATTGATGATATATTTGCGATAGAATATGACTGTAGCATGTAATGGTAATGTATATAGGTATGTGGTATGTGTATACTActgatggcgatataacgcatcgtGGTACCACTCAAGGTGGCACAATGCATCgtcatataacgcgtggatagTTCGACACGTGAATAATACAACGAGTggataatttgacgcgtgggtaattcgatgcgtgataattcaacacatggataattcgacgcgcggtaattcgattcgtagtaaaattcgacgcgtggtaattcaatccaTGGTAATTCAGTTcgtagataattcgacgcgtggtaattcgacttgTGGGTAATTCGATATACGGgtaattggacgcgtggtaattcaatgcgtggtaattcgacccgcgggtaattcgatccgtgggtaattcgacgcgtggtaattcggtccgtggcaattcgacgcgtaggtaacTCGAttcgtgggtaattcgacgcgtggtaaatcgatccgtgggtaattcgacgcgtggtaattcgatccttgggtacttcgacgcgtgggtaattcgacgcctggtaatccgacgcgtgtggaattcgacgcgtggtaattcgatccgtgggtaattcgtcgcgtggtaattcgatgcgtaggtaattcaacgcgtagtaattcgatgcatgggtaattcgacgcgtggtaattcgatgcatgggtaattcgacgcgtggtaattcgatgcatggataattcgac
Above is a window of Megachile rotundata isolate GNS110a chromosome 12, iyMegRotu1, whole genome shotgun sequence DNA encoding:
- the LOC100874614 gene encoding odorant receptor 13a; translated protein: MIHYSLQLFKESPPHRKHYIKHYRSIISAMVYRNASYKLDTEYTIRFPKALLTPIGIWPLYQDDTALRKTRRQVQIALIFCSMCFLLIPHAIYTYHDCEDLKRYMKVIAAQVFSLLGIVKFWTIIINKNEISFCLTELELQYRDVECEEDRKLIRESAKIGRFFAILYLGLSYGGALPYHLILPLLSEKVVKSDNTTQIPLPYLSNYVFFVIEDSPFYEMTFAFQMFISIIILSTNCGIYILIAGITMHCSGLFEVINRKIDLFMKETNGKLRDRLRFIIQRHVQATEYAAMIEKTFNVVFLSEMLGNTVIICFLEYGVLVEWEDHKTLSTMTYFILMTSILSNVFIISFIGDRLKQVSTRVGKTAYFLPWFELPIDVVKDVRMVILRTSRPSSLSAGKLFDLSLQGFCDVFKTSAAYLNFLRTMTA